One region of Mucilaginibacter sp. 14171R-50 genomic DNA includes:
- a CDS encoding type II toxin-antitoxin system RelE/ParE family toxin, which translates to MEYTVIFSARAVETYDLLFEQILARWGAKKAADFEARVYSLVDIIQQTPLIYQALTQDESLRRCVVHANCSFLYEVKGRNIEIHFFWDNRQEPLL; encoded by the coding sequence ATGGAGTACACTGTAATTTTTTCGGCACGTGCAGTTGAAACGTATGATTTATTATTTGAGCAAATCCTTGCAAGATGGGGAGCCAAAAAAGCCGCGGATTTTGAAGCAAGGGTTTACAGCTTAGTTGATATTATCCAACAAACACCGCTTATTTACCAGGCATTAACTCAGGATGAAAGTTTAAGAAGATGCGTTGTTCATGCTAACTGTTCTTTTCTTTATGAGGTAAAAGGGCGGAACATCGAGATTCATTTCTTTTGGGATAACAGGCAAGAGCCATTATTATAA
- a CDS encoding DUF2683 family protein, whose product MSTFVIHPTDEQAKVVTAFLEALNISFVMNDNTNELPEHVLKGIQKSREDIKAGRTMTYDEFKSRKKAM is encoded by the coding sequence ATGAGCACATTCGTAATACACCCAACTGATGAGCAAGCCAAAGTGGTTACAGCTTTTTTAGAAGCTTTAAACATATCATTTGTTATGAACGATAATACTAATGAGTTACCCGAGCATGTGCTTAAGGGCATACAAAAAAGCCGGGAAGACATAAAAGCTGGGCGAACCATGACTTATGATGAATTCAAAAGCAGGAAGAAGGCTATGTAG
- a CDS encoding DKNYY domain-containing protein: MLKKISIGCLSVLLLLMGCNKYEKRNGKVFYNSWNEGTGHSTKELTGVNVNKFHVLGFSSYAKDDKYVFYNGARIKNADAITFQAIGDYYAHDKDRGYYGADSITSSQGRTFRIINNYYTTDGTDIFFMQKPLKVSSTKSFRFVFKYGEDEWERWTTDGKYYYYKNYKVPSSDYKRMTLYKRSGGLSKDSRWVYFLDHKLNFDVNGIKTVDTIDIATFEVLGYIKCKDKFGCFNVFHGRTPCDKLR; encoded by the coding sequence ATGTTAAAAAAAATTTCAATTGGTTGTTTGAGTGTGTTGTTACTTCTTATGGGATGTAACAAATACGAAAAACGCAACGGTAAGGTATTTTACAATTCTTGGAATGAAGGAACGGGGCATTCAACAAAGGAGCTGACAGGCGTAAACGTTAACAAGTTTCACGTATTAGGATTCTCTTCATATGCAAAAGACGATAAGTATGTTTTTTATAATGGAGCGCGTATAAAAAACGCTGACGCTATTACTTTTCAGGCTATTGGTGACTATTATGCTCATGACAAGGATAGAGGCTATTATGGTGCTGATAGCATAACGTCTTCGCAAGGGCGTACTTTTAGGATTATCAATAATTATTATACTACGGACGGAACAGATATTTTTTTTATGCAAAAACCTTTAAAAGTCTCGTCAACAAAAAGTTTCCGGTTTGTTTTTAAATATGGGGAGGATGAGTGGGAAAGATGGACTACGGATGGGAAGTACTATTATTACAAAAACTATAAAGTACCTTCAAGCGATTACAAGCGCATGACGCTCTATAAACGAAGCGGTGGATTGTCAAAAGATAGCCGTTGGGTTTATTTCTTGGATCATAAATTAAACTTCGATGTCAATGGTATAAAAACGGTAGATACAATTGATATCGCTACTTTTGAAGTATTAGGCTATATCAAATGTAAAGACAAATTCGGATGTTTTAACGTATTTCATGGGCGAACCCCGTGTGATAAACTGCGCTGA
- the rpsJ gene encoding 30S ribosomal protein S10, with protein MSQRIRIKLKSYDYNLVDKSAEKIVKTVKPTGAVVSGPLPLPTEKKIFTVLRSPHVNKKAREQFQLCSYKRLLDIYSSNSKTVDALMKLELPSGVEVEIKV; from the coding sequence ATGAGCCAAAGAATCAGGATCAAATTAAAATCGTACGATTACAACTTGGTTGACAAATCAGCCGAGAAGATCGTTAAAACAGTAAAGCCTACGGGCGCTGTAGTTAGCGGACCACTTCCGTTACCAACCGAAAAGAAAATTTTCACTGTTTTACGTTCACCACACGTTAACAAAAAAGCACGTGAGCAATTCCAGTTATGCTCTTACAAGCGTTTATTGGATATCTATAGCTCAAACTCCAAAACTGTAGACGCGCTGATGAAGCTTGAATTGCCAAGCGGTGTTGAAGTTGAGATCAAAGTGTGA
- the fusA gene encoding elongation factor G, with protein MSRDLRYTRNIGIAAHIDAGKTTTTERILYYAGVSHKIGEVHEGAATMDWMAQEQERGITITSAATTVNWKYRGQNYHMNIIDTPGHVDFTVEVNRSLRVLDGLVFLFSAVDGVEPQSETNWRLANNYNVARIGFVNKMDRSGADFLNVVKQVKTMLGSNAVPLQLPIGAEENFKGVVDLINWRGIVWNEHDKGMTFTEVPIPEDMIEEATEWREKLLESVAEYDESLMEKFFDAPDTITEREVLDALRKAVLDAKIVPMVCGSSFKNKGVQTMLDYVMELLPSPMDVEGIIGTNPDTGEEILRKPDVKEPFAALAFKIATDPFVGRLCFIRVYSGNLEAGSYVHNMRSDNKERISRIFQMHANKQNPIPNVGAGDIAAVVGFKDIKTGDTLCDEKHPIILESMNFPDPVIGLAIEPKTQADVDKLGMALGKLAEEDPTFRVNSDEETGQTVISGMGELHLDIIMDRLKREFKVEVNQGAPQVAYKESITGTVQHRETYKKQTGGRGKFADIQVVLSPNDEGKEGLQFVNEISGGSIPREFIPSVQKGFEASMANGVLAGYPLTSLKVRLIDGSFHAVDSDALSFELAAKMAYREALPKCKPVLLEPIMKIEILTPEENMGDVIGDMNRRRGQLLGMDSRAGSQVIKATVPLSEMFGYVTQLRTITSGRATSTMEFDHYAEAPRNVQEEVVAKAKGKRAAANA; from the coding sequence ATGTCAAGAGATCTAAGATATACAAGAAACATAGGTATTGCCGCCCACATTGATGCCGGTAAAACCACTACTACAGAGCGTATATTGTACTACGCCGGTGTTAGCCATAAAATTGGCGAGGTACACGAGGGTGCAGCTACAATGGACTGGATGGCGCAGGAGCAGGAGCGTGGTATTACCATTACTTCGGCAGCTACTACAGTTAACTGGAAGTACAGGGGCCAGAACTACCACATGAACATTATTGATACACCGGGCCACGTGGATTTTACCGTAGAGGTAAACCGCAGCTTACGTGTATTGGATGGTTTGGTTTTCCTTTTCAGCGCGGTTGATGGTGTTGAGCCACAATCAGAAACCAACTGGAGGCTTGCAAACAACTATAACGTTGCCCGTATAGGCTTTGTTAACAAGATGGACCGTAGCGGTGCCGACTTTTTAAACGTTGTTAAACAGGTTAAAACCATGTTAGGCAGCAACGCTGTTCCGCTTCAGTTACCAATTGGTGCCGAAGAGAACTTTAAAGGCGTGGTTGACTTAATTAACTGGAGAGGTATTGTTTGGAACGAGCACGATAAAGGTATGACCTTTACCGAAGTGCCTATTCCTGAGGATATGATCGAGGAAGCAACCGAGTGGAGAGAGAAATTACTTGAATCGGTAGCTGAGTACGATGAATCGTTGATGGAGAAATTCTTTGACGCACCGGATACCATTACCGAGCGCGAAGTGCTTGACGCTTTACGCAAAGCGGTTTTGGATGCCAAGATCGTTCCGATGGTTTGTGGCTCATCTTTCAAAAACAAAGGTGTACAAACCATGCTCGACTACGTGATGGAATTGCTTCCTTCACCTATGGATGTTGAAGGTATTATTGGTACAAACCCTGATACAGGCGAAGAGATATTACGTAAACCGGATGTTAAAGAGCCATTTGCGGCTTTAGCATTTAAAATTGCAACCGACCCGTTTGTGGGCCGTCTTTGCTTTATCCGTGTTTATTCTGGTAACCTTGAAGCAGGTTCGTATGTACACAACATGCGTTCAGATAACAAAGAGCGTATCTCACGTATCTTCCAGATGCACGCTAACAAGCAAAACCCTATACCTAACGTAGGTGCGGGTGATATTGCTGCGGTAGTAGGCTTTAAGGATATTAAAACCGGTGATACCCTTTGCGACGAGAAACACCCTATCATCCTGGAGTCGATGAACTTCCCTGACCCGGTTATCGGTTTAGCTATCGAGCCAAAAACTCAGGCCGACGTTGATAAATTGGGTATGGCTTTAGGTAAACTTGCCGAAGAGGATCCAACCTTCCGTGTAAACTCTGACGAAGAGACCGGCCAAACCGTAATCAGCGGTATGGGCGAGCTTCACCTGGATATCATCATGGACCGTTTGAAACGCGAGTTTAAGGTTGAGGTTAACCAGGGTGCGCCACAGGTAGCTTACAAAGAGTCTATCACCGGCACTGTACAACACCGCGAGACATACAAGAAACAAACCGGTGGCCGTGGTAAATTTGCCGATATACAAGTTGTATTATCGCCAAATGACGAAGGCAAAGAAGGTTTACAGTTTGTTAACGAGATCAGCGGTGGTTCAATCCCTCGCGAGTTTATCCCATCTGTACAAAAAGGCTTTGAAGCTTCAATGGCAAATGGTGTGTTGGCAGGCTATCCGTTAACCAGCTTAAAAGTACGTTTGATCGATGGTTCATTCCACGCTGTCGATTCGGATGCTTTATCTTTCGAACTAGCTGCTAAGATGGCTTACCGCGAAGCATTGCCAAAATGTAAGCCGGTATTGCTTGAGCCGATCATGAAGATCGAAATCTTAACCCCTGAAGAAAACATGGGTGACGTTATCGGTGACATGAACCGTCGTCGTGGCCAGCTTTTGGGTATGGACTCACGTGCAGGTTCGCAGGTAATTAAAGCTACTGTACCACTTTCAGAAATGTTTGGTTATGTAACCCAGTTACGTACTATCACTTCTGGCCGTGCTACTTCAACCATGGAGTTTGATCACTATGCTGAAGCGCCGCGTAACGTACAGGAAGAAGTTGTTGCTAAAGCCAAAGGCAAAAGAGCTGCTGCAAACGCGTAA
- the rpsG gene encoding 30S ribosomal protein S7 produces the protein MRKSKPKKRILLPDPKFNDVLVTRFVNNMMFDGKKSTAYTIFYNAVEIVEKKTSENGLDTWKKALNNVMPAVEVKSRRVGGANFQVPTEVRPERKIALGMKWLISYARRRGEKTMMEKLAGEIISAAKGEGAAVKKKEDTHKMAEANKAFSHFRF, from the coding sequence ATGAGAAAGTCAAAACCAAAAAAGAGAATCCTTCTTCCTGATCCAAAATTCAACGATGTTTTGGTAACCAGGTTTGTAAATAACATGATGTTTGATGGTAAAAAATCTACCGCTTACACCATATTCTACAACGCAGTTGAGATAGTTGAGAAAAAAACAAGCGAAAACGGGTTAGATACCTGGAAAAAAGCTTTAAACAACGTAATGCCTGCTGTTGAAGTAAAAAGCCGCCGTGTTGGTGGTGCTAACTTCCAGGTACCTACCGAGGTTCGCCCGGAACGTAAAATAGCATTAGGTATGAAATGGCTTATCAGCTATGCCCGTCGTCGTGGTGAAAAAACCATGATGGAGAAATTAGCCGGCGAGATCATATCGGCTGCTAAAGGTGAAGGTGCTGCTGTTAAGAAGAAAGAAGATACGCACAAAATGGCCGAGGCCAACAAAGCGTTCTCACACTTCAGATTCTAA
- the rpsL gene encoding 30S ribosomal protein S12 encodes MPTIQQLVRKGRVALVDKSKSPALDSCPQRRGVCTRVYTTTPKKPNSAMRKVARVRLTNGKEVNAYIPGEGHNLQEHSIVLIRGGRVKDLPGVRYHIIRGALDTSGVAGRNQRRSKYGTKRPKPGQAAAAPAKGKKK; translated from the coding sequence ATGCCTACTATTCAACAATTAGTTAGAAAAGGTAGAGTAGCTCTGGTTGACAAGAGTAAGTCGCCAGCGTTGGACAGCTGTCCACAGCGAAGAGGCGTGTGCACCCGTGTGTACACCACTACCCCTAAAAAGCCAAACTCAGCAATGCGTAAAGTTGCACGTGTGCGCCTTACAAATGGTAAAGAAGTTAACGCCTACATCCCTGGTGAAGGCCACAACTTACAGGAACACTCTATTGTTTTGATCCGTGGTGGTCGTGTTAAAGACTTACCGGGTGTACGTTACCACATCATCCGTGGTGCATTAGATACATCAGGTGTTGCCGGCCGTAACCAACGCCGTTCGAAATACGGAACCAAGCGCCCTAAACCAGGACAAGCAGCAGCGGCTCCAGCAAAAGGTAAAAAGAAATAA
- a CDS encoding outer membrane protein assembly factor BamD: MFKKQLLIFSGVMFLLIVTLGSCKSKYEKLKASNDNAKKYQEAVKFYNKKDYTKALGLFEDLVTRYRGRAEAEDLFYYYAYTNYRLKDYTSARFHFKTFADTYPSSPRAEECRFIAAYCYYLDSPIYSLDQENTTKAIESLQLFINLYPKSDRVTEASKLIQNLRDKLEQKSYANAKLYLTIGDYQSAVIAFGNTLRDYPDTKYAEELEFLTIRAQYEYAKVSRENRQEERFNQAAAFADEFIEKYPSSKFLKEAADYKKDSEQNAIKAKKFMAEVMANPKLAQKVANKDTVTSQPPSIKDRDNQKIPY, translated from the coding sequence ATGTTTAAAAAGCAACTACTCATATTTTCGGGCGTAATGTTCCTGCTTATTGTTACGCTTGGCAGTTGTAAAAGCAAATACGAAAAGTTAAAAGCGAGTAACGATAACGCTAAAAAATACCAGGAAGCGGTAAAATTTTATAATAAAAAGGATTACACCAAAGCCCTGGGCTTATTTGAAGACCTGGTAACCCGTTACCGCGGCCGCGCCGAGGCCGAAGATTTATTTTACTATTACGCCTACACCAATTACAGGCTTAAGGATTATACTTCGGCCAGGTTCCATTTTAAAACATTTGCAGATACGTACCCATCAAGCCCCCGGGCCGAGGAGTGCCGCTTTATTGCCGCTTATTGTTATTATTTAGATTCGCCTATATACTCTTTAGACCAGGAGAACACCACCAAGGCCATCGAGTCGTTACAGTTGTTTATCAATCTTTATCCAAAAAGCGACCGTGTTACCGAGGCAAGCAAGCTGATACAGAACCTGCGCGATAAGCTGGAGCAAAAATCATATGCCAACGCTAAATTATATTTAACCATTGGCGATTACCAATCGGCAGTTATTGCATTTGGCAACACCCTGCGCGATTACCCGGACACCAAATACGCCGAAGAACTGGAGTTTTTAACCATACGCGCCCAGTACGAGTACGCAAAGGTTAGCCGCGAGAACAGGCAGGAAGAGCGTTTTAACCAGGCTGCTGCCTTTGCCGACGAGTTTATCGAAAAATACCCTTCGAGCAAATTTTTAAAAGAAGCTGCAGATTATAAAAAAGACAGCGAACAAAATGCCATAAAAGCTAAAAAGTTTATGGCCGAAGTTATGGCAAACCCAAAGCTGGCTCAAAAGGTGGCCAATAAAGACACCGTAACATCGCAGCCGCCATCAATAAAAGACAGGGACAATCAAAAAATACCATATTAA
- a CDS encoding DNA-directed RNA polymerase subunit omega, giving the protein MNVNNPANKPAVASSTVTRDLRELDMRTDNIYESLVIMSKRANQISNNIKEELHQKLSEFASANDNLEEVFENREQIEISKYYEKLPKPTLVAVQEFLDNKIYYRNPAKEAKEL; this is encoded by the coding sequence ATGAACGTTAATAACCCAGCAAACAAGCCGGCTGTAGCCAGCAGTACAGTTACCCGCGACCTGCGTGAACTGGATATGAGAACCGATAATATATACGAGTCGTTGGTAATTATGTCAAAAAGGGCCAACCAGATATCAAACAACATCAAAGAAGAGTTGCACCAAAAACTTTCTGAATTTGCATCGGCTAATGATAACCTGGAAGAGGTATTTGAAAACCGCGAGCAGATAGAGATATCAAAATATTACGAAAAATTACCTAAACCTACCCTGGTAGCCGTTCAGGAATTTTTAGACAATAAAATTTACTACCGCAACCCGGCGAAAGAAGCAAAAGAGCTTTAA
- the coaBC gene encoding bifunctional phosphopantothenoylcysteine decarboxylase/phosphopantothenate--cysteine ligase CoaBC, producing MLEDKKIILGVCGSIAAYKSATLVRLLVKAGAQVQVIMTPDATNFITPLTLSTLSKRPVYSDYFKPETGEWNNHVELGLWADAMIMAPASANTMAKMATGLVDNLLTAVYLSAKCPVYFAPAMDLDMWKHESTQHNITALQSFENILIPPGTGELASGLHGEGRMAEPEEIIAFLTNDIKEKLPLFNQKVLVTAGPTYEAIDPVRFIGNHSSGKMGFALADELASLGADVTLIAGPTAQASKYKSIKRIDVTSAADMLQQCLTYFPTVNACVMCAAVADYTPATVAAQKIKKHDDGLSIELKKTTDILKTLGGQKHAGQILVGFALETQNEEQYAIEKLQKKNLDLIVLNSLNDAGAGFKNDTNKVTLIDRELQKTTFGLKNKAEVARDICIKLTELLKK from the coding sequence ATGCTTGAGGATAAAAAGATAATTTTAGGGGTTTGCGGCAGCATTGCGGCCTATAAATCGGCAACACTGGTGAGGCTGCTGGTAAAGGCCGGGGCGCAGGTACAGGTGATAATGACCCCCGATGCCACCAACTTCATTACACCGCTTACCTTATCTACCCTATCTAAACGCCCGGTTTATTCAGATTATTTTAAGCCCGAAACCGGCGAGTGGAACAACCATGTAGAGCTTGGACTTTGGGCCGATGCCATGATCATGGCCCCGGCAAGCGCCAATACTATGGCAAAAATGGCAACCGGGTTGGTTGATAACCTGCTTACAGCGGTTTACCTGTCGGCAAAGTGCCCGGTATACTTTGCCCCCGCTATGGACCTGGATATGTGGAAGCATGAAAGCACACAGCACAACATAACCGCGCTGCAGTCATTCGAAAATATCCTGATCCCGCCCGGTACCGGCGAACTGGCAAGCGGCCTGCACGGCGAAGGCCGCATGGCCGAACCGGAAGAAATAATTGCCTTCCTGACAAACGATATCAAAGAGAAGCTGCCGTTGTTTAACCAAAAGGTATTAGTTACCGCAGGGCCAACTTATGAGGCTATCGATCCGGTGCGATTTATCGGCAACCACTCATCAGGTAAAATGGGCTTTGCACTGGCAGATGAGCTGGCCTCGCTCGGGGCAGATGTTACCTTAATTGCAGGGCCAACCGCGCAGGCAAGCAAATACAAAAGCATCAAACGAATAGACGTTACCAGCGCGGCAGATATGCTGCAGCAATGCTTAACGTATTTTCCTACTGTTAACGCCTGCGTGATGTGCGCCGCCGTTGCCGATTATACCCCGGCAACAGTGGCTGCACAAAAAATAAAAAAGCACGACGACGGCCTTTCCATTGAACTGAAGAAAACTACCGACATATTAAAAACCCTTGGCGGCCAAAAGCATGCGGGGCAGATACTGGTTGGCTTTGCCCTGGAAACCCAGAACGAAGAGCAGTACGCGATAGAAAAACTGCAAAAGAAAAACTTAGATTTGATTGTGCTAAATTCGTTGAACGATGCGGGTGCCGGCTTTAAAAATGACACGAACAAAGTAACCCTGATTGACCGCGAACTGCAAAAAACCACTTTTGGGCTTAAAAACAAGGCCGAAGTAGCACGGGACATTTGCATCAAGCTGACAGAATTGCTAAAAAAATGA
- a CDS encoding DUF4835 family protein, with translation MKRYITIAVLFFTCCAVQAQDLNARVKVVAPKIQVTNKRVLQTLETAMKDFLNGRKWSADDIAPQERIDCNFVLNITAWDGSSNFTGELQVQSSRPVFNTAYSTTLLNINDKDFDFTYTEGQTIDYSDQNFQSNLSSVMAFYAYIIVGMDYDSFSKYGGTPYFLNAQTVAINAQTTSFKGWKAFDSNLNRYWLAENLNNKLYNNLREFIYNYHRNGLDMMANDAAKSRRYISSILPVLSQVDRKRLGSYFPLAFFTAKNAELVSIFSNASPQDRMQAMNTLSLADPANGGKYQTLKGK, from the coding sequence ATGAAAAGATATATAACTATTGCCGTGCTGTTTTTCACGTGCTGCGCCGTGCAGGCGCAGGACCTGAACGCACGCGTAAAAGTTGTGGCGCCCAAAATACAGGTTACCAATAAGCGCGTATTGCAAACTTTGGAAACCGCCATGAAAGATTTTTTGAATGGCCGGAAATGGAGCGCTGATGATATTGCCCCGCAGGAACGTATTGATTGCAATTTTGTATTGAATATTACCGCCTGGGATGGCAGCAGTAATTTTACCGGGGAGTTGCAGGTACAATCATCAAGGCCGGTGTTTAACACAGCTTACAGCACTACCCTGCTTAATATCAATGATAAGGATTTTGATTTTACCTACACGGAAGGCCAAACCATCGACTACAGCGACCAGAACTTTCAAAGTAACCTGAGCTCGGTAATGGCGTTTTACGCTTATATCATTGTAGGCATGGATTACGACTCGTTCTCGAAATATGGCGGCACACCGTATTTTTTAAACGCGCAAACAGTTGCCATTAATGCGCAAACCACATCTTTTAAAGGATGGAAGGCGTTTGACAGTAACCTTAACCGCTATTGGCTGGCAGAGAACCTGAACAATAAGCTTTACAACAACCTGCGCGAATTTATTTATAACTATCACCGTAACGGCCTTGATATGATGGCCAATGATGCGGCGAAGAGCCGCAGGTACATTAGCAGCATACTGCCGGTGCTGAGCCAGGTAGACCGCAAGCGTTTAGGTTCGTATTTTCCGCTGGCTTTTTTCACTGCCAAAAATGCCGAGCTGGTATCTATATTCAGCAACGCCTCCCCCCAGGACAGGATGCAGGCCATGAACACCCTATCACTGGCCGATCCGGCAAACGGTGGTAAATACCAAACCTTAAAAGGGAAGTAG
- a CDS encoding TetR/AcrR family transcriptional regulator, translated as MSKAATTRTMILTKSFELIYKQGYQATSIDNILATTKVTKGAFFYHFKNKDEMGLAMINEIIFPGMYASLVKPLLEAKSPVTDIYEMMRNVLLKVPFLRAKYGCPVVNLIEEMAPLNEDFKQALLKLTDQWQDAIKESIDQGKASKQIREDVNAGHVACFVVAGYAGIRGMGKAMGSACYNVYLAGLKNYLKQLEAV; from the coding sequence ATGTCAAAGGCAGCTACTACGCGTACTATGATCCTGACCAAATCTTTCGAGCTTATTTATAAGCAAGGTTACCAGGCCACCAGTATTGATAACATACTGGCCACTACTAAGGTTACCAAGGGCGCATTCTTCTATCATTTTAAAAACAAGGACGAGATGGGGCTGGCGATGATCAACGAGATCATCTTTCCGGGTATGTACGCCAGCTTAGTGAAACCCTTGTTAGAAGCAAAAAGCCCGGTTACTGATATTTACGAAATGATGCGGAATGTATTGCTGAAGGTGCCTTTTTTAAGGGCAAAATATGGATGCCCCGTTGTAAACCTGATAGAAGAAATGGCGCCGCTGAACGAAGATTTTAAGCAGGCTCTTTTAAAATTAACCGACCAATGGCAGGATGCTATAAAAGAAAGCATAGACCAGGGCAAGGCATCTAAGCAAATTCGGGAGGATGTAAATGCGGGACATGTAGCCTGCTTTGTGGTTGCAGGGTACGCCGGTATCCGTGGTATGGGTAAAGCGATGGGTTCAGCGTGCTATAATGTTTACCTGGCCGGGTTGAAAAATTACCTGAAGCAATTAGAGGCGGTTTGA
- the recJ gene encoding single-stranded-DNA-specific exonuclease RecJ, giving the protein MTKRWVLKDAADEAIIQQLSEQLNINPVLSSLLVRRGVTNFDEAKYFFRPSPLHLHDPFLMQDMEKAIDRIEQAITNDEKILVYGDYDVDGTTAVALVYSFFKKIHQNIEYYIPDRYKEGYGISTAGIDYAAANGFSLIIALDCGIKSVDKIAYANTLGVDFIICDHHLPGEGLPAAIAVLDPKRADCGYPYKELSGCGIGLKLIQAWSDKHNLPFEGVVEYFDLVAISIACDIVHITGENRVLAHLGLQKINENPCIGVNMLMQVAGRTGTYTISDVVFLLGPRINAAGRIDDAKHAVELLIACHEEAAKEKGDMINLRNAERKGHDQQITDEALGMIDNDEVMIARKSTVVFNENWHKGVIGIVASRLTEKYYRPTVVLTRSNGHVAGSARSVLGYDLYEALCGCSELLIQFGGHKYAAGLTMHPENVPAFIEKFEEVVSTTITDDLLVQQISIDAEIDLKDIDAKFFRILSQFAPFGPENMSPVFLSKNVYVSGNAGLVGSNHIKMFIVQPGSAAFSSIAFNQAELLPQLKPGVPFDICYTIEENVWREQRSIQLNIKAIRLEISE; this is encoded by the coding sequence ATGACTAAACGGTGGGTATTAAAAGATGCGGCAGATGAGGCTATTATACAGCAACTTTCTGAGCAGCTAAATATAAACCCCGTTCTGTCATCCTTGCTCGTCCGCCGGGGGGTTACCAATTTTGACGAGGCCAAATACTTTTTCCGCCCGAGCCCCCTGCATCTTCACGATCCGTTCCTGATGCAGGATATGGAAAAAGCTATAGATCGTATTGAGCAGGCTATTACAAACGACGAGAAAATATTAGTTTACGGCGATTATGATGTAGATGGCACGACAGCCGTCGCCCTGGTTTACAGCTTCTTTAAAAAGATCCACCAAAACATAGAATACTACATTCCCGACAGGTACAAAGAGGGTTACGGTATATCCACAGCCGGCATTGATTACGCTGCAGCAAACGGCTTCAGTTTAATTATAGCTTTAGATTGTGGTATAAAATCGGTAGATAAAATAGCCTATGCAAATACTTTGGGTGTTGATTTTATCATCTGCGACCACCACCTGCCCGGCGAAGGATTGCCTGCTGCCATTGCAGTGCTCGACCCAAAACGTGCCGATTGCGGGTACCCATACAAAGAACTTTCGGGATGTGGTATAGGCTTAAAGCTGATACAGGCCTGGTCTGATAAACACAACCTGCCATTTGAAGGGGTCGTTGAATACTTCGACCTGGTGGCCATCAGCATAGCCTGCGATATTGTGCACATTACAGGCGAAAACCGGGTACTGGCACATTTAGGGCTGCAAAAAATAAACGAAAACCCGTGCATCGGTGTAAATATGTTGATGCAGGTAGCCGGCCGAACAGGCACCTACACCATAAGCGATGTGGTATTTTTGTTAGGCCCGCGCATTAATGCTGCCGGACGCATTGACGACGCCAAACATGCCGTTGAGTTGCTGATAGCCTGTCATGAAGAGGCCGCGAAAGAAAAAGGCGACATGATCAACCTCCGCAACGCCGAACGTAAGGGTCACGACCAGCAAATTACCGACGAAGCACTGGGCATGATAGATAACGATGAGGTAATGATAGCCCGTAAATCTACCGTGGTGTTTAACGAGAACTGGCACAAGGGCGTTATCGGCATCGTGGCATCGCGCCTTACCGAAAAGTATTACCGGCCAACGGTAGTGCTTACCCGCTCAAACGGCCATGTGGCCGGCTCGGCCCGCTCCGTTTTAGGTTACGACCTTTACGAGGCGCTTTGCGGATGCTCCGAACTGCTCATCCAATTCGGGGGGCACAAATATGCCGCAGGCTTAACCATGCATCCCGAAAACGTCCCGGCTTTTATAGAAAAATTTGAAGAAGTTGTTAGCACCACCATCACTGACGACCTGCTGGTACAGCAAATAAGTATAGATGCCGAGATTGACCTTAAAGATATCGATGCGAAATTTTTCAGGATCCTGAGTCAGTTTGCACCGTTTGGGCCAGAGAATATGTCGCCGGTATTCCTCAGCAAAAATGTGTATGTTAGCGGTAATGCGGGTTTAGTAGGCAGCAATCACATAAAAATGTTTATTGTACAGCCTGGTTCGGCAGCGTTTAGCAGCATAGCATTTAACCAGGCCGAATTGTTGCCGCAACTTAAGCCGGGCGTGCCGTTTGATATTTGTTATACCATTGAAGAAAACGTATGGCGCGAGCAACGCAGCATACAATTAAATATAAAAGCGATTAGGTTAGAGATTAGTGAATAG